Below is a window of Haloglycomyces albus DSM 45210 DNA.
GAGTTCGTAGTTCGACATGACGTGTCCTTAACGCAGAAGGTAGTGGCTGGGCTGGAAGCGGTTCTGCATGAGTCGGAAGGTGGGGACGAACCCCGGCCAAACGGTGGTATTGGTATTTGTGGAGTCCAGATACCAGCTGTCGCAACCGCCTGCTACCCATACGGTTCCCTTCATTTTCTTGGCAATGCGTTGGTGGTAGGCCTTTTGAGCCAGTGCGGTCGGTTCGACCGAGCGCTTCCGGTGTTTACGCATGTACTTGAGAGCCTTGATGACCTGTTGCATCTGCGCTTCCACCATGAGAACGACGGAATTGTGTCCGAGGGCCGAATTCGGCCCCAACATCATGAAGAAATTCGGGAAACCCGAAAACGTTGTGCTCTTATAGGAGCGCATGCTCGGGCTCCACGCTTCGGCCAACTTCTGTCCGCCGCGCCCGGTCACCATTTGGGCGATGGGCGGGTCGGTGACGTGGAAACCCGTTCCCCAAATGATGGCGTCGGCGCGGTGATGGTGGCCGTCCGAAGTGACGATACCCGTCCGGTCGATATGGCGGATTCCGTTTGTGACGACTTCCGCATTGTCTTGGTCCAGTGATCGCCAGTAGGTATTGGACAGCAGAATTCGCTTACATCCCATGGTGTAGTCGGGAATGAGTTTGTCCTTCAACTCCGGGTCGGAAACCTGACGATTAAGGTGTAGTCGTGAGATCTTCTGGACCCGTCGCATGATGGAGGGATTGAGAAATCCAAGTGCCCAGGTTTCCCGACCCCAATAAAGGGCGGTGCGTCTCAGTCGGTTCGCTCCAGGGACATTGCGGTAGAACGCTTTTTCCAAGGGGCCGACCGTACGGGAGGTTCGTGGCATGATCCAGGGCGGGGTGCGCTGGAAAAGATTGAGTTTCTTGACCTGTGGCTGGATCTTGGGAACGAATT
It encodes the following:
- a CDS encoding flavin-containing monooxygenase, which gives rise to MSAESIKHTDIAIIGAGFGGIVAAARLLQHGFRNFTVLEKENSVGGTWRDNNYPGCACDVPSHLYSLAFHLNPDWSDTFAGQGEIWDYLRTAVKELGIEPHIRFNHEVDTVVWEDDRQQWNIDTNQGTMTARIVIAAPGPLSDPSIPKIEGIDEFAGETFHSSEWNHDYDLTNREVAVIGTGASAIQFVPKIQPQVKKLNLFQRTPPWIMPRTSRTVGPLEKAFYRNVPGANRLRRTALYWGRETWALGFLNPSIMRRVQKISRLHLNRQVSDPELKDKLIPDYTMGCKRILLSNTYWRSLDQDNAEVVTNGIRHIDRTGIVTSDGHHHRADAIIWGTGFHVTDPPIAQMVTGRGGQKLAEAWSPSMRSYKSTTFSGFPNFFMMLGPNSALGHNSVVLMVEAQMQQVIKALKYMRKHRKRSVEPTALAQKAYHQRIAKKMKGTVWVAGGCDSWYLDSTNTNTTVWPGFVPTFRLMQNRFQPSHYLLR